A genomic window from Variovorax paradoxus includes:
- a CDS encoding methyl-accepting chemotaxis protein: protein MNLKNLKIGTRLGLGFAVVLLLMLVIAATGVMRLASVGKATEDMMQNALVKERLANQWSNLLGPAIVNSFAMVKATDPKAVAYFEKGRADKSALINPVQKKLEELLTSPEEKKLYAGVADARGVVLATIGKINKLKTEGKNEEAMEMADNQFAPALTVYEEAVAKLAAYQRDRIDELAQDIEANHTTGETTLMVLSGIALVLGALFAWRLTLGIVRPLGHAVEVAETVAAGDLSTHIEVESRDETGQLMHALREMNASLAKVVGEVRTGTETIATASGQIASGNQDLSSRTEEQASSLEQTAASMEELTSTVKQNADNARQANQLAVSASEVAVKGGSVVSQVVDTMGSINASSKKIVDIIGVIDGIAFQTNILALNAAVEAARAGEQGRGFAVVASEVRSLAQRSAAAAKEIKTLIGDSVEKVEEGSKQVEEAGRTMDEIVGSVKRVTDIMGEITAASQEQTSGIEQINQAITQMDQVTQQNAALVEEASAAAQSLQEQAGSLVQAVSVFKLDANAVATTRPGFTRITPIPKPAKPAPKRPAKALPTRREPSGAPQLAMANDAKGDWTEF, encoded by the coding sequence ATGAATCTGAAGAACCTGAAAATCGGCACCCGCCTGGGCCTCGGCTTCGCGGTCGTGCTGCTCCTGATGCTGGTCATCGCCGCCACCGGCGTGATGCGCCTTGCGAGCGTGGGCAAGGCCACGGAAGACATGATGCAGAACGCGCTGGTCAAGGAGCGCCTGGCCAACCAGTGGTCCAACCTGCTCGGGCCGGCAATCGTCAATTCGTTCGCGATGGTCAAGGCGACAGACCCCAAGGCGGTCGCCTACTTCGAGAAGGGCCGGGCCGACAAGTCGGCGCTTATCAACCCGGTGCAGAAGAAGCTCGAGGAACTGCTGACCTCTCCGGAAGAGAAGAAGCTGTATGCCGGCGTGGCCGATGCTCGCGGCGTCGTGCTCGCGACCATCGGGAAGATCAACAAGCTCAAGACCGAGGGGAAGAACGAAGAGGCCATGGAAATGGCCGACAACCAGTTCGCGCCCGCACTCACCGTCTACGAGGAGGCCGTGGCCAAGCTCGCGGCGTATCAGCGCGACCGCATCGACGAACTGGCGCAAGACATCGAAGCCAACCATACGACCGGCGAGACCACGTTGATGGTGCTGTCGGGCATTGCGCTGGTGCTGGGGGCGTTGTTTGCATGGCGCCTGACACTGGGCATCGTGCGTCCGCTGGGGCATGCGGTGGAAGTGGCAGAGACGGTGGCCGCGGGCGACCTGAGCACGCATATCGAGGTGGAAAGCCGCGACGAGACGGGGCAGCTGATGCACGCGCTGCGAGAGATGAATGCGAGCCTGGCGAAGGTGGTTGGTGAGGTGCGTACGGGCACGGAGACGATCGCCACTGCTTCGGGGCAGATCGCCTCTGGCAATCAGGATCTATCTTCGCGCACGGAAGAGCAGGCGAGTTCGCTGGAGCAGACGGCTGCTTCGATGGAGGAGCTGACCAGCACCGTCAAGCAGAACGCGGACAACGCGCGGCAGGCGAACCAGTTGGCCGTCTCGGCCTCCGAGGTCGCCGTGAAGGGCGGCAGCGTCGTCTCCCAAGTGGTGGACACCATGGGCTCGATCAATGCATCGTCCAAGAAGATCGTCGACATCATCGGCGTGATCGACGGCATTGCCTTCCAGACCAACATCCTGGCGCTGAACGCGGCGGTCGAAGCCGCGCGTGCGGGTGAACAAGGCCGTGGCTTCGCAGTGGTGGCCTCGGAAGTCCGCAGCCTCGCACAACGCTCCGCTGCTGCAGCCAAGGAGATCAAGACCCTGATCGGCGACTCGGTAGAAAAGGTCGAAGAAGGCAGCAAGCAGGTGGAAGAAGCTGGCCGCACGATGGACGAGATCGTCGGCAGCGTGAAGCGCGTGACCGACATCATGGGCGAGATCACCGCTGCCAGCCAGGAGCAAACCTCGGGCATTGAGCAGATCAACCAGGCCATCACGCAGATGGACCAGGTCACGCAGCAGAACGCCGCACTGGTTGAAGAGGCTTCGGCAGCCGCTCAATCGCTGCAGGAGCAGGCCGGCAGCCTCGTACAGGCGGTGAGCGTCTTCAAGCTCGATGCCAACGCCGTCGCCACCACACGCCCCGGCTTCACGCGTATCACCCCAATCCCGAAGCCCGCCAAGCCAGCACCCAAGCGCCCCGCCAAGGCCTTGCCCACCCGGCGCGAGCCTTCTGGCGCCCCGCAACTCGCCATGGCCAACGACGCCAAGGGCGACTGGACCGAGTTCTGA
- a CDS encoding chemotaxis protein CheW, with product MSLNKARDPLQQATSASPASTGVNRLEVVTFKLGEEEYGIDIQKVQELRGYDAVTRIANAPEYIKGVVNLRGIIVPIIDMRIKFKLGEPTYDQFTVVIVLNIAGRVVGMVVDSVSDVITLTGDQIKPAPEMGSVLDADYLIGLGTLEERMLILVDIDRLMSSEEMGLVEAAAAT from the coding sequence ATGAGTCTGAACAAGGCAAGAGATCCACTGCAGCAAGCCACCTCGGCTTCGCCCGCGTCCACCGGCGTGAACCGCCTGGAGGTCGTGACCTTCAAGCTGGGCGAAGAGGAATACGGCATAGACATCCAGAAGGTGCAGGAGCTGCGCGGCTACGACGCGGTGACGCGCATTGCCAATGCACCGGAATACATCAAGGGAGTGGTGAACCTGCGCGGGATCATCGTGCCGATCATCGACATGCGCATCAAGTTCAAGCTGGGCGAGCCGACGTACGACCAGTTCACGGTGGTGATCGTGCTGAACATCGCGGGCCGGGTGGTGGGCATGGTGGTGGACAGCGTGTCGGACGTGATCACACTGACGGGCGATCAGATCAAGCCCGCACCGGAGATGGGCTCGGTGCTGGACGCCGACTACCTGATCGGGCTGGGCACGCTGGAAGAGCGGATGCTGATCCTGGTGGACATCGACCGGCTCATGTCCAGTGAAGAAATGGGCCTCGTCGAAGCTGCCGCAGCCACCTGA
- a CDS encoding methyl-accepting chemotaxis protein, with product MKFLSNLRIGNRLAMAFAIVLGLTIISTAIALVSARNNAEATRVMMQSPLAKERLISDWYVLTYSAIARTSMIARTTDETLPVVFADVISDSVKKGSETIAKVEKLLVTDEEKATYKSIVELRVKYQAAKDDVGKAKASGNAVDTARAFKESFQPAAKAYETRVLDLLSMERKAIDDMSVAIDAANTRSFNLQLLLTVLTVLSGGILAFFISRSIVRPLTQAVQVAETVAAGDLSTHIEVESRDEAGQLMQALKNMNANLAKVVGEVRTGTETIATASGQIASGNQDLSSRTEQQASSLEQTAASMEELTSTVKQNADNARQANQLAVSASEVAVKGGSVVSQVVDTMGSINASSKKIVDIIGVIDGIAFQTNILALNAAVEAARAGEQGRGFAVVASEVRSLAQRSAAAAKEIKTLIGNSVEKVEEGSKQVAEAGRTMDEIVGSVKRVTDIMGEITAASQEQTSGIEQINQAITQMDQVTQQNAALVEEASAAAQSLQEQAGSLVQAVSIFKLDEGHQAAPRTQARTQPAKRVGSSLPATPQLAVAGAGDWREF from the coding sequence ATGAAATTCCTCTCCAACCTCCGCATCGGCAACCGGCTGGCCATGGCCTTCGCCATCGTCCTCGGCCTGACCATCATCTCGACCGCCATCGCGCTGGTCTCGGCGCGCAACAACGCGGAAGCCACCCGGGTCATGATGCAGAGCCCGCTTGCGAAGGAGCGGCTCATCTCCGACTGGTACGTGCTCACCTACTCGGCCATCGCCCGCACCTCGATGATCGCGCGCACGACCGACGAGACCCTGCCGGTCGTTTTTGCCGACGTGATCTCCGACAGCGTGAAGAAGGGCAGTGAGACCATAGCGAAGGTCGAGAAGCTGCTGGTGACGGACGAGGAGAAGGCGACGTACAAGTCCATCGTCGAACTGCGCGTGAAGTACCAGGCTGCCAAGGACGACGTGGGCAAGGCCAAGGCCAGCGGCAATGCGGTGGACACCGCGCGCGCCTTCAAGGAGTCGTTCCAGCCGGCCGCCAAGGCCTATGAAACCCGCGTGCTCGACCTGCTGTCGATGGAGCGCAAGGCCATCGACGACATGAGCGTGGCCATCGATGCCGCGAACACGCGCAGCTTCAACCTGCAGTTGCTGCTGACGGTGCTGACGGTGCTCAGCGGCGGCATCCTCGCGTTCTTCATCTCGCGCAGCATCGTGCGCCCGTTGACGCAGGCTGTGCAGGTGGCAGAGACAGTGGCCGCTGGAGACCTGAGTACGCACATCGAGGTGGAAAGCCGCGATGAGGCGGGGCAGCTCATGCAGGCGCTGAAGAACATGAATGCCAACCTGGCAAAGGTTGTCGGCGAGGTGCGCACGGGCACGGAGACGATTGCTACGGCCTCGGGGCAGATTGCTTCGGGGAACCAGGATCTGTCTTCGCGCACCGAACAGCAGGCAAGTTCGCTGGAGCAGACGGCCGCTTCGATGGAAGAGCTGACCTCGACGGTCAAGCAGAACGCGGACAACGCACGGCAGGCTAACCAGCTCGCTGTGTCTGCTTCGGAAGTCGCGGTGAAGGGTGGCAGCGTTGTCTCCCAGGTAGTCGACACGATGGGCTCGATCAATGCGTCGTCCAAGAAGATCGTCGACATCATCGGCGTGATCGATGGCATTGCATTCCAGACCAACATCCTCGCGCTGAATGCAGCGGTTGAAGCTGCACGCGCTGGTGAACAAGGCCGTGGCTTCGCAGTGGTGGCCTCGGAAGTCCGCAGCCTGGCTCAACGCTCCGCTGCAGCAGCCAAGGAAATCAAGACTCTCATCGGCAACTCGGTCGAGAAAGTCGAAGAGGGCAGCAAGCAGGTTGCAGAAGCCGGCCGCACGATGGACGAAATCGTCGGCAGCGTGAAGCGCGTGACGGACATCATGGGCGAGATCACTGCAGCGAGCCAGGAACAGACTTCCGGAATCGAGCAGATCAACCAGGCCATCACGCAGATGGACCAGGTCACGCAGCAGAACGCCGCACTCGTCGAAGAAGCCTCGGCCGCAGCCCAGTCGTTGCAGGAGCAGGCCGGCAGCCTCGTGCAGGCAGTCAGCATCTTCAAGCTCGACGAAGGCCATCAGGCCGCGCCTCGCACGCAGGCGAGAACGCAGCCGGCCAAGCGCGTCGGGTCGTCGTTGCCCGCGACACCGCAGCTTGCGGTGGCCGGTGCCGGTGACTGGCGCGAGTTCTGA
- a CDS encoding methyl-accepting chemotaxis protein, protein MKSFYNLRIATKLLVSFMAVLVLTACLGVISVMQLGKVHQMSTDLSTNWLPATRSLLELKGLVASYRAQETEHVLLGSFTEMTAHEKTMDESWAALQKKRAEYAALITEPEERELYPVFEKLLAQYALEHNKIVAISNTQDIDQTANLIRGKSQTLSREMNATLDKLTQMNLAGALRASQTADAVHGRARLWVLGLLLGSIALGLGLALWIARIVARPLAQAVKVAQSVAAGDLTSHIEAHTTDETGQLLEALKGMNDSLVKIVSEVRTGTDTIATASSQIASGNQDLSSRTEEQASSLEQTAASMEELTSTVKQNADNARQANQLAVSASEVAVKGGSVVSQVVDTMGSINASSKKIVDIIGVIDGIAFQTNILALNAAVEAARAGEQGRGFAVVASEVRSLAQRSAAAAKEIKTLIGDSVEKVEEGSKQVAEAGRTMDEIVGSVRRVTDIMGEITAASQEQTSGIEQINQAITQMDQVTQQNAALVEEASAAAQSLQEQAGSLVQSVSIFKLGAGGAAERTAFTRITPIPKPAKPAPKRPAKALPTRREPSAAPQLSMAGDAKGDWTEF, encoded by the coding sequence ATCAAGTCTTTCTACAACCTCAGGATTGCGACAAAGCTGCTTGTGTCGTTCATGGCGGTCCTCGTGCTGACGGCCTGCCTCGGCGTGATTTCGGTGATGCAGCTCGGCAAGGTCCACCAGATGTCCACCGACCTCTCGACCAACTGGCTGCCCGCCACGCGCTCGCTGCTGGAGCTGAAGGGCCTGGTGGCGAGCTACCGCGCGCAGGAGACGGAGCACGTCCTGTTGGGTTCGTTCACCGAAATGACTGCGCATGAGAAGACGATGGACGAGTCGTGGGCGGCGCTGCAGAAGAAGCGCGCCGAATATGCGGCGCTCATCACGGAACCAGAGGAGCGCGAGCTCTATCCGGTGTTCGAAAAGCTGCTCGCGCAATACGCGCTCGAGCACAACAAGATCGTCGCCATCTCCAATACGCAGGACATCGACCAGACGGCCAATCTGATTCGCGGCAAGTCGCAGACATTGAGCCGCGAGATGAACGCGACACTCGACAAGCTGACGCAGATGAACCTGGCGGGCGCCCTGCGCGCAAGCCAGACGGCCGATGCGGTGCACGGGCGAGCCAGGCTCTGGGTGCTGGGCCTTCTGCTGGGCAGCATCGCGCTTGGCCTGGGGCTGGCGCTGTGGATCGCACGCATCGTCGCGCGGCCACTGGCGCAAGCCGTGAAGGTGGCGCAGTCGGTGGCCGCGGGCGACCTGACCAGCCACATCGAGGCGCACACGACGGACGAAACCGGGCAGTTGCTGGAGGCCCTGAAGGGCATGAACGACAGCCTCGTGAAGATCGTGAGCGAAGTGCGCACGGGGACCGACACGATCGCTACGGCTTCGAGCCAGATTGCTTCGGGGAATCAGGATCTGTCTTCGCGTACGGAAGAGCAGGCGAGTTCGCTGGAGCAGACGGCTGCTTCGATGGAAGAGCTGACTTCGACGGTGAAACAGAACGCGGACAACGCGCGTCAAGCCAACCAGCTAGCGGTTTCCGCTTCGGAAGTTGCGGTGAAGGGCGGCAGCGTGGTCTCTCAGGTGGTCGACACGATGGGCTCGATCAATGCATCGTCCAAGAAGATCGTCGACATCATCGGCGTGATCGACGGCATCGCGTTCCAGACCAACATCCTTGCGCTGAACGCAGCGGTCGAAGCTGCACGGGCCGGTGAACAAGGCCGTGGCTTTGCTGTCGTCGCTTCGGAAGTCCGCAGCCTGGCTCAACGCTCCGCTGCTGCAGCCAAGGAAATCAAGACGCTGATCGGCGACTCGGTCGAAAAGGTCGAAGAGGGCAGCAAGCAGGTCGCAGAAGCTGGTCGCACGATGGACGAAATCGTCGGCAGTGTCCGCCGCGTGACGGACATCATGGGCGAGATCACAGCAGCGAGCCAGGAGCAAACGTCGGGCATCGAGCAGATCAACCAGGCCATCACGCAGATGGATCAGGTCACGCAACAAAACGCCGCGCTTGTCGAAGAAGCCTCAGCAGCCGCCCAGTCGCTGCAAGAGCAGGCCGGCAGCCTCGTGCAGTCCGTCAGCATCTTCAAGCTCGGCGCGGGCGGCGCGGCCGAGCGCACCGCCTTCACCCGCATCACGCCGATCCCGAAGCCCGCCAAGCCAGCGCCGAAGCGTCCCGCCAAGGCCTTGCCCACCCGCCGCGAACCCTCCGCCGCCCCACAGCTTTCCATGGCTGGGGATGCGAAGGGCGACTGGACGGAATTCTGA
- a CDS encoding methyl-accepting chemotaxis protein, whose protein sequence is MNSFINLKIGTRLGAGFATVLLLLAGIAGLGLSAMSDIQLRLDGIVNGNNVKVASVNKMLDAVRDIAILDGNLILLSDADAMREEAKKVAAARDRFTENRAVLAKLLATSDGKALLARIDEKVAALVPLSAQLSEFALQNRNDEATAIFISKFQPATRALLEELDAMSQRQSKLSQEAEAEAHAGYVWSRNLMLALGALAVLVGAAIAWLITRSITRPIGEAVQVAEKVAAGDISSRIEVQSKDETGRLMLALKEMNESLVKIVSEVRTGTETIATASNQIASGNQDLSSRTEEQASSLEQTAASMEELTSTVKQNADNARQANQLAVSASEVAVKGGSVVSQVVDTMGSINTSSKKIVDIIGVIDGIAFQTNILALNAAVEAARAGEQGRGFAVVASEVRSLAQRSAAAAKEIKTLIGDSVEKVEEGSKQVAEAGRTMDEIVGSVKRVTDIMGEITAASQEQTSGIEQINQAITQMDQVTQQNAALVEEASAAAQSLQEQASSLVRAVSVFKLDANAVATVRPSFTRITPIPKPAKPAPKRPAKALPTRREPAAAPQLAMAGNAKGEWTEF, encoded by the coding sequence ATGAACTCATTCATCAATCTCAAGATCGGTACCCGTCTCGGCGCGGGCTTTGCCACCGTGCTCCTGCTGCTCGCCGGCATTGCCGGCCTCGGCCTCAGCGCGATGTCGGACATCCAGTTGCGGCTGGACGGCATCGTCAACGGCAACAACGTCAAGGTGGCCTCGGTCAACAAGATGCTGGACGCGGTCCGCGACATCGCCATCCTCGATGGCAACCTGATCCTGCTGAGCGACGCTGACGCCATGCGCGAAGAGGCGAAGAAGGTTGCCGCCGCGCGCGACCGCTTCACCGAAAACCGCGCCGTGCTGGCGAAGCTGCTGGCCACTTCCGATGGCAAGGCGCTGCTCGCGCGCATCGACGAGAAGGTGGCCGCGCTCGTGCCGCTGAGCGCTCAGCTGTCCGAATTCGCGTTGCAGAACAGGAACGACGAGGCAACCGCAATCTTCATCTCGAAGTTCCAGCCGGCCACGCGGGCGCTGCTCGAGGAGCTCGACGCCATGAGCCAACGCCAGAGCAAGCTGTCGCAGGAGGCCGAGGCGGAGGCCCACGCCGGCTACGTATGGTCGCGCAATCTGATGCTGGCACTGGGCGCTCTCGCAGTCCTGGTTGGTGCGGCCATTGCATGGCTCATCACGCGCTCGATCACCCGGCCCATCGGCGAGGCTGTGCAGGTGGCCGAGAAGGTGGCTGCGGGCGACATCAGCTCGCGCATCGAGGTGCAGTCGAAGGACGAGACCGGCAGGCTGATGCTCGCGCTCAAGGAGATGAACGAGAGCCTGGTGAAGATCGTCAGTGAAGTGCGCACGGGCACTGAGACGATTGCGACGGCTTCGAACCAGATCGCCTCGGGCAATCAGGACTTGTCTTCGCGCACGGAAGAGCAGGCGAGTTCACTGGAGCAGACGGCTGCTTCGATGGAGGAGCTGACCTCGACGGTGAAGCAGAACGCCGACAACGCACGGCAGGCGAACCAGCTTGCGGTCTCGGCTTCGGAGGTGGCTGTGAAGGGCGGCAGCGTCGTCTCGCAAGTGGTCGATACCATGGGCTCGATCAATACGTCGTCGAAAAAGATCGTCGACATCATCGGCGTGATCGACGGCATCGCTTTCCAGACCAACATCCTTGCGCTGAACGCAGCAGTCGAAGCCGCCCGCGCCGGTGAGCAGGGCCGTGGCTTCGCAGTGGTGGCATCGGAAGTCCGCAGCCTCGCACAACGCTCGGCAGCCGCCGCCAAGGAAATCAAGACGCTCATCGGCGATTCGGTCGAGAAGGTCGAAGAGGGAAGCAAGCAGGTCGCAGAGGCCGGCCGCACGATGGACGAAATCGTCGGCAGCGTGAAGCGCGTGACGGACATCATGGGCGAGATCACCGCTGCCAGCCAGGAACAGACCTCGGGCATCGAACAGATCAACCAGGCCATCACGCAGATGGACCAGGTCACGCAGCAGAACGCAGCACTGGTCGAAGAAGCCTCGGCCGCAGCCCAGTCGTTGCAGGAGCAAGCCAGCAGCCTCGTGCGCGCTGTGAGCGTCTTCAAGCTCGACGCCAACGCCGTGGCTACCGTGCGCCCCAGTTTCACGCGCATCACGCCGATCCCCAAGCCAGCCAAGCCCGCACCGAAGCGCCCGGCCAAGGCCTTGCCTACCCGCCGCGAACCTGCAGCAGCGCCACAACTCGCCATGGCCGGCAACGCCAAGGGCGAATGGACCGAGTTTTGA
- a CDS encoding methyl-accepting chemotaxis protein, producing MKDWKIGRRLGAGFALVLALVVITAGIGVLRLQGVGDATEAMAGQSLTKERLAAAWQLGTNTNSVRTFALLKSDDVAVQEYLQKNITATSAVITETQKKLEAMLVSPEELALSADIKKKRGEYVELRNQILKLKADGRKEEATKLTDTQLLPALDGYDASIRAMVGHQQKEIDRTAAGIGAQYRSGRAWLVGLAAFAVAAGSVIAWLLTRSIVQPIAEALLIAETVASGDLSQEFETERGGDFGRLLRGMGEMEDTLTDLVTRIKASTDSIAVASRQIAAGNEDLSSRTEQQASSLEQTAASMEELTSTVKQNADNARQANQLAVSASEVAVKGGSVVSQVVDTMSSINASSKKIVDIIGVIDGIAFQTNILALNAAVEAARAGEQGKGFAVVASEVRNLAQRSAAAAKEIKTLIGDSVEKVEAGSKQVGEAGRTMQEIVGSVRRVTDIMGEITAASQEQTSGIEQINQAITQMDQVTQQNAALVEEASAAAQSLQEQADNLVRAVSTFKLDADVEEVETV from the coding sequence GGACAGTCGCTGACAAAGGAACGGCTGGCGGCCGCCTGGCAGCTGGGCACCAACACCAACAGCGTTCGCACTTTCGCACTGCTCAAGAGCGACGACGTGGCCGTGCAGGAGTATCTGCAGAAGAACATCACGGCCACCAGCGCCGTCATCACCGAAACGCAGAAGAAGCTCGAGGCCATGCTGGTCTCGCCAGAAGAGTTGGCGCTGAGCGCCGACATCAAGAAGAAGCGCGGCGAATACGTCGAGCTGCGCAACCAGATCCTCAAGCTCAAGGCCGACGGCCGCAAGGAAGAGGCCACGAAGCTGACCGACACGCAACTGCTGCCCGCGCTCGACGGCTACGACGCGAGCATCCGCGCCATGGTGGGCCACCAGCAGAAGGAGATCGACAGGACCGCTGCCGGCATTGGCGCGCAGTACCGGTCGGGCCGGGCCTGGCTCGTCGGGCTGGCCGCTTTCGCGGTCGCTGCCGGATCGGTGATTGCGTGGCTGCTGACGCGCAGCATCGTGCAGCCCATCGCCGAGGCGCTGCTGATCGCCGAGACCGTGGCCTCGGGCGACCTGAGCCAGGAATTCGAGACCGAGCGCGGAGGCGACTTCGGCCGGCTGCTGCGCGGTATGGGCGAGATGGAAGACACCCTCACCGACCTGGTGACCCGCATCAAGGCTTCGACCGATTCGATCGCGGTGGCCTCGCGGCAGATTGCGGCCGGCAACGAGGACCTGTCTTCGCGCACCGAACAGCAGGCGAGTTCGCTGGAGCAGACGGCGGCCTCCATGGAAGAGCTGACTTCGACGGTGAAGCAGAACGCCGACAACGCACGTCAGGCGAACCAGTTGGCCGTCTCGGCCTCCGAGGTCGCGGTAAAGGGCGGCAGTGTCGTGTCGCAAGTGGTCGACACCATGAGCTCGATCAACGCGTCGTCGAAAAAGATCGTGGACATCATCGGCGTGATCGACGGCATTGCGTTCCAGACCAACATCCTCGCGCTGAACGCAGCGGTGGAAGCCGCCCGCGCCGGCGAGCAGGGCAAGGGCTTTGCCGTCGTTGCGTCCGAGGTGCGCAACCTGGCGCAGCGCTCGGCGGCGGCGGCCAAGGAAATCAAGACGCTCATCGGTGACTCGGTCGAAAAAGTCGAGGCCGGCAGCAAGCAGGTTGGTGAAGCCGGCCGCACGATGCAGGAAATCGTGGGCAGCGTGCGCCGCGTGACCGACATCATGGGCGAGATCACCGCCGCCAGCCAGGAGCAGACCTCGGGCATCGAGCAGATCAACCAGGCCATCACGCAGATGGATCAGGTCACGCAGCAGAACGCCGCGCTGGTCGAAGAGGCCTCGGCCGCAGCACAGTCGTTGCAGGAGCAGGCCGACAACCTCGTGCGCGCCGTGAGCACTTTCAAGCTCGACGCCGACGTCGAAGAAGTAGAGACGGTCTGA
- a CDS encoding methyl-accepting chemotaxis protein, which yields MTLGTVAGMLLVVTLVLAVFYALASSQQQRSAAQYANAKAEAIARSLDIFDQTMRLTAENAFGVFRRQFASSFVLDAAAQGALSSDGTPIDATRIAEVDAFARDFPGANATVFVAQGEDFRRVTTSVKKESGERAVGTLLDRKSAAYPVLREGKRFVGRVMLFGRPYMTVYEPVRDTAGRVVAVLYIGLDISQQQASFGEAVGKTRIFETGGLYIVNPSGGADAATLVFHPTAAGKKLSELLPGDGSAAWLSRVAAPSAMWIDDALAVLASAANGQRRYASVARSEATGWLVVAELPASEVLAGLYRQMAWIGACIALAALVLGAALVVFIRRTVRPLSLLSEHVQALGQGDLSQRLDSARRDEMGVITRAVESMREGLASVVGGVREGTDAIATASGQISAGNQDLSTRTEEQASSLQQTAASMEELTSTVKQNADNARQANQLALSASEVALKGGDVVSQVVDTMASIHASSKKIVDITGVIDGIAFQTNILALNAAVEAARAGEQGRGFAVVAAEVRNLAQRSAAAAKEIKGLIDDSVGKVDAGTALVGEAGRTMEEIVGSVKRVTDIIGEISAASHEQTSGIEQINQAITQMDQVTQQNAALVEEASAAAQSLQEQAGNLVQAVSIFKLGEGRQHAISASTA from the coding sequence ATGACCCTCGGCACCGTCGCGGGAATGCTCCTGGTGGTGACGCTGGTGCTGGCAGTCTTCTACGCGCTGGCCTCTTCGCAGCAGCAGCGCAGTGCCGCGCAGTACGCCAATGCCAAGGCCGAAGCCATCGCCCGCTCGCTGGACATCTTCGACCAGACCATGCGCCTCACGGCGGAGAACGCCTTCGGCGTCTTCCGGCGCCAGTTCGCGTCCAGCTTCGTTCTCGACGCAGCCGCGCAAGGGGCGTTGAGCAGCGACGGCACGCCCATCGACGCCACGCGCATCGCGGAAGTGGATGCCTTCGCGCGCGATTTCCCCGGCGCCAATGCCACTGTGTTCGTAGCGCAAGGCGAAGATTTCCGTCGCGTCACCACCTCGGTGAAGAAGGAAAGCGGCGAACGCGCCGTCGGCACACTGCTGGACCGCAAGAGTGCTGCCTATCCGGTCCTGCGCGAGGGCAAGCGCTTCGTGGGGCGCGTCATGCTGTTCGGGCGCCCGTACATGACGGTCTACGAGCCGGTGCGCGATACGGCCGGCCGCGTCGTGGCGGTGCTCTACATCGGGCTGGACATCTCGCAACAGCAGGCTTCCTTCGGCGAAGCCGTGGGCAAGACGCGGATATTCGAGACTGGCGGGCTCTACATCGTCAACCCCAGCGGTGGTGCCGATGCGGCGACGCTGGTCTTTCATCCGACGGCGGCCGGCAAGAAGCTGAGCGAGCTTCTGCCGGGTGACGGGTCGGCCGCCTGGCTGTCGCGAGTCGCGGCGCCTAGCGCGATGTGGATCGACGACGCGCTGGCGGTGCTCGCGTCAGCGGCGAACGGGCAGCGGCGCTATGCCTCTGTGGCCAGGAGCGAAGCGACTGGCTGGCTGGTGGTGGCCGAGCTTCCCGCTTCGGAGGTGCTCGCCGGGCTCTATCGCCAGATGGCCTGGATCGGCGCCTGCATTGCGCTGGCGGCCCTCGTGTTGGGGGCGGCGCTGGTCGTTTTCATCCGCCGCACCGTGCGGCCGCTGAGCCTGCTGAGCGAGCACGTACAGGCACTCGGCCAGGGCGACCTGTCGCAGCGATTGGACTCGGCCCGTCGCGACGAGATGGGCGTGATCACCCGCGCCGTGGAAAGCATGCGCGAAGGCCTGGCCAGCGTGGTGGGCGGCGTGCGCGAGGGCACCGATGCCATCGCGACCGCCTCGGGCCAGATCTCTGCCGGCAACCAGGATCTTTCGACGCGCACGGAGGAACAGGCGAGCTCCCTGCAGCAGACCGCTGCGTCGATGGAAGAGCTCACCAGCACCGTCAAGCAGAACGCAGACAACGCGCGGCAGGCCAACCAGCTGGCGCTGTCGGCCTCCGAGGTGGCGCTCAAGGGCGGCGATGTGGTCAGCCAGGTGGTGGACACCATGGCCTCGATTCATGCCTCGTCGAAAAAGATCGTGGACATCACCGGCGTGATCGACGGCATTGCCTTCCAGACCAACATCCTCGCGCTGAACGCAGCGGTCGAAGCCGCGCGCGCGGGCGAGCAGGGCAGGGGCTTCGCCGTGGTGGCCGCCGAAGTGCGCAACCTCGCGCAGCGCTCGGCAGCAGCGGCCAAGGAAATCAAGGGCCTGATCGACGACTCGGTCGGCAAGGTCGATGCAGGCACTGCCCTGGTGGGCGAGGCCGGAAGGACCATGGAAGAGATCGTGGGCAGCGTGAAGCGGGTCACCGACATCATCGGTGAGATCAGCGCTGCGAGCCACGAGCAGACATCAGGCATCGAACAGATCAACCAGGCCATCACGCAGATGGACCAGGTCACGCAGCAGAACGCGGCACTGGTCGAGGAAGCCTCGGCCGCGGCCCAGTCGCTGCAGGAGCAGGCCGGCAACCTTGTGCAGGCCGTCAGCATTTTCAAACTCGGCGAAGGCCGGCAACACGCGATATCGGCCTCGACGGCCTGA